AGGCCACGATCGATGAGATCGACCGCGCCGAACGCGAGCGTGCCGAGCGCGAGGCATTGGAATGGGCGGCAGCCGAAGTCGACGACGATCTCTCCAAGGGCGGCGACGACTGATGGAGGGCGACGGCTGTCCGGGCAGCTGTCCTGATGCCGGCACGGCCGGCGGTTTCTGCACGCGCGCGCCGGTCTCGGGCCTTCTTCCCGGCGCGACGTTTGGGAGTGACGCCTGAGCGGTCCGCGTATACCGATGCCGACTGACGGCGCCGTGACGGCCGCCGACCCCCGCGCATTGCCGCCTTACGCGCAGGCACTCAAGGAACGCATCGCCTATTTGCCCGAAGCCCAGGTCGAGCGCGTGCTGTCCGCCTACGCGGTGGGAGCCGTGGCGCATGCCGGCCAGGCCAGGCAGAGCGGCGAGCCGTACATCACCCATCCGCTGGCGGTCGCCGGCATCCTGGCCGAGCTCGGGCTCGATGCCGAGACGCTGATCGCGGCGATCCTGCACGACACCCTGGAAGACACCGCACTCACCCGCGAGGAGCTCACCGCGCAGTTCGGCGAGACGGTGACCGCGCTGGTCGACGGCGTGACCAAGCTCGACAAGATGCAGTTCTCCAGCCGGCAGGAAGCCGACGCGGAAAGTTTCCGCAAGATGTTGCTGGCGATGGCGCGCGATCTGCGCGTGATCCTGATCAAGCTCGCCGACCGTCTGCACAACATGCGCACGCTGAGCGCCAAGGATGCCGCCTCGCGCCGGCGCATCGCGCGCGAGACGCTGGAAATCTACGCGCCGATCGCGCAGCGGCTCGGCATGAACAAGTTCAAGGCCGAGCTGCAGGATTTGGGTTTCCGCGCCCTGTATCCGGACCGCTACCGGGTGCTGAGCGAGCGCATCCGCCTCGCGCTCGGCAACCGCCGCGAGGCGATGGCCAAGATCGAGGCCGCCCTGACCACGCGGCTGGCCGAGGAGCAGATCCCGGCGCGGGTGGTCGGGCGGATCAAGTCGCCGTGGAGCATCTACACGAAGATGCGCAACGAGCACAAAAGCTTCGCGCAGCTCATGGACGTGTACGGCTTTCGCGTGGTGGTGGACAGCGCCATGCGCTGCTACATGGCGCTCGGCGTGGTGCATGCGCTGTACAAGCCGGTCGACCGGCGCTTCAAGGATTTCATCGCCATCCCCAAGGCCAACGGTTACCAGTCGCTGCATACCGTGCTGCTGGGGCCGTTCGGCGCGCCGATCGAGGTGCAGATCCGCACCGAGGAGATGGATCAGGTCGCCGAGCGGGGCGTGGCCGCGCACTGGGCCTACAAGTCCGACAGCGGTCCGGCCAACAGCGCGCAGGCCCGCGCCCGCGAATGGCTGGCGGCGCTCGCCGACAGCCAGGCGCGCACGCCCTCGGCCGCCGAGTTCATCGAGAACGTCAAGATCGATCTCTTCCCCGACGAGGTCTATCTGTTCACGCCGCGCGGCGACATCCTCGCCCTGCCGCGCAACGCCACCGCGCTCGATTTCGCCTATGCCGTGCATACCGATGTCGGTGACCATGCGGTGGCCGCGCGGGTGGACAAGAAGCTGGTGCCGTTGCGCACACGGCTGGAATCGGGGCAGATGGTCGAGATCATCACCGCGCCGTCGGCGGTGCCCAATCCGGTGTGGCTGGAGTTCGTCGTCACCGGCAAGGCGCGCACGGCGATCCGCCAGCATCTGAAACACCTGCAGCACGAGGATGCGGTGGACTTCGGCCATCGCATGCTCGACCGCGCGCTGGCGGCGCAGGGCAGCAGTCTGGATGCCATCCCGCCGGCCGTGCTGGACCGTTTTCTGCGCGAGGCCAAGCTGCACCGGCTGGAGGAACTCCTGGCCGAGATCGCCCTGGGCAACCGCATGCCGGACGCCGTCGCCGGCCAGCTCCTGGCGGCACGTGGCGGCAAGGATCACCCCGCCGCGAAGGCCACGCTGGCGCAGGAGAAGATCCGCATCACCGGTGCCGAACGCGGGGTGCTCAGCTTCGCCAATTGCTGCCATCCGCTGCCGGGCGACGAGATCATCGGCTATCTCTCGCCGGGCAAGGGCATCGTGGTGCATCGGCTGGAATGCCCGAACGTGGCCGAGCTGCGCAAGTCGCCGGAGCGCTGCGTGCCGATCGAGTGGGATCGCCACGTGCAGGGCGACTACAAGGCCGAGCTGCGTGTGGAAGTGATCAACCGCCCCGGCGTGCTCGCCACCGTCGCCGCGGCCATCGCCGATGCCGATTCCAATATCGAGAACGTCGAGTACGTCGAGCGCGACGCGGCCGCCGCCACCTTGATCTTCACTATGGAGGTCAAGAGCCGCAAGCATCTGGCCGACGTCATCCGCCGCGTGCGGCGCACCGGTGTGGTCAGCGGGGCCTATCGCCATCCGCTCTGACGCGGGCGGCTTTCCGCATCGCGACCGCGCTTCCTACAATGTCCGGGATGCCGTCGATTCCGCAAAGAGCATCATCCCATTCGCCAGAGGTCGCCATGTCCCGACAGATCATCGCCACTGCGCAAGCGCCGGCCGCGATCGGCCCCTATTCGCAAGCCGTGCGTGCCGGCACCACGGTCTACTGCTCGGGCCAGATCCCGCTCGATCCGGCGACCGGTGCCCTGGTCGAGGGCGACATCACCGCGCAGGCGCGGCGGGTGTTCGAGAACCTCAAGGCCGTGGCCGCGGCGGCCGGCGGTTCGCTCGACGATGCGGTGCGGGTGGGCATCTACGTCACCGATTTGCAGCACTTCGCCGCGGTCAACGCGGTCATGGCCGAATACTTCAAGCCACCCTATCCTGCGCGATCCACCATCGAGGTTTCCGGCCTGCCCAAGGGCGCCCAGGTCGAGGTCGATGCGATCCTGGTGGTGGGCTGAGCGCCGCCGCCTCCGCTGTCTCTCGGCAGGCGCGCGGGCGGCGTCGTGAGCGCCGGTCCCATGGCCGGGGAACGGGCGGCGGACGAGGCGGGAGCGATGCCGGTCACCCGGTTGCCAGGCGTCGGTCCGGCGCAGGCGGCGATGCTTGCGCGGCTCGGGCTCGACACCGTCCGCGATCTCTGGTTCCACCTGCCATTGCGCTATGAGGATCGCACCCGGCTGACGCCCATCGCCGATCTCGTGCCCGGCGCGCGCGCGCAGGTCGTCGGTGAGGTGGCCCACGTCGAGCACATGACGCGGGGACGTTCGCAGCTCAAGGTCTGGCTTGCCGATGCCGCCGGGCAGGGCCTTGGCCTGCGGTTTTTCCATTTCCATCGCAGCCAGGCCGGACGCCTTGCGCCGGGCACGCGGCTTTTGTGTTACGGCGAGGTGCGCCAGGGCGGCTTGGGCCTGGAAATGGTGCACCCCGAATACCGCGTGCTGGAACCGGGCGCCGTGCCGACGATGGAGGCGCAGCTGAGTCCGGTCTACCCCACCACCGAGGGACTCGGCCAGAAACGCCTGGCCGGCACGATCGCCAAGGCGCTCACGCTGCTGCCCGCCGAGTCGGCGCTGGAACTCATCCCGCCGTCGTGGCTTCCCGAGGAGGCCGGCATGTCGCTGCGGGCGGCCCTGCTCTACGTGCATCGGCCGCCGCCGGAGGCCGATCTTGCCGAGCTCGCCGCCGGCCGGCACCCGGCGCAGCGGCGACTGGCGTTCGAGGAACTCCTGGCCCAGCACGTCAGCCTGAAACGCCTGCGCGCGCTGATCCAGCACCAGCGGGCGCCGCTACTCGCCGGCGACGGCGCCCTGCGGGCACGCCTGCTCGAAGCCCTGCCGTTCGTCCCGACCGCCGCACAACGGCGCGTCGCCGCGGAGGTCGCCGCCGACCTCGCCTCGGCGCGTCCGATGCTGCGCCTGGTGCAGGGCGACGTCGGCTCGGGCAAGACGCTCGTCGCCGCGCTCGCCGCGCTCGCCGCGGTGGAAGCCGGTTACCAGGTCGCGCTGACGGCCCCCACGGAACTGCTGGCCGAACAGCACCTGGCTACGTTCAAGCGCTGGCTGGAGCCGCTCGGCGTGCCTGTCGAATGGCTGGCCGGCAAGCTGCAGGGGCGGGCGCGCCGGCAGGCGCTGGAGCGCGTGGCCGCCGGCGCGCCGGTGGTGATCGGCACTCACGCGCTGATGCAGGAGGGCGTGACTTTCGCGCGCCTGGGGTTGGTCATCGTCGACGAACAGCACCGCTTCGGCGTGCAGCAACGTCTGGCCCTGCGCGACAAGGGCGCTTCCGGCACGCTGATGCCGCACCAGCTGGTGCTCACCGCCACACCGATCCCGCGCACGCTGGCGATGGCTGCCTATGCGGATCTCGAC
The DNA window shown above is from Aerosticca soli and carries:
- the recG gene encoding ATP-dependent DNA helicase RecG produces the protein MAGERAADEAGAMPVTRLPGVGPAQAAMLARLGLDTVRDLWFHLPLRYEDRTRLTPIADLVPGARAQVVGEVAHVEHMTRGRSQLKVWLADAAGQGLGLRFFHFHRSQAGRLAPGTRLLCYGEVRQGGLGLEMVHPEYRVLEPGAVPTMEAQLSPVYPTTEGLGQKRLAGTIAKALTLLPAESALELIPPSWLPEEAGMSLRAALLYVHRPPPEADLAELAAGRHPAQRRLAFEELLAQHVSLKRLRALIQHQRAPLLAGDGALRARLLEALPFVPTAAQRRVAAEVAADLASARPMLRLVQGDVGSGKTLVAALAALAAVEAGYQVALTAPTELLAEQHLATFKRWLEPLGVPVEWLAGKLQGRARRQALERVAAGAPVVIGTHALMQEGVTFARLGLVIVDEQHRFGVQQRLALRDKGASGTLMPHQLVLTATPIPRTLAMAAYADLDVSVIDELPPGRTPVRTVAVAQDRRAEVIERLRAACAQGRQAYWVCTLIETSEQLRAQAAEAVHAELAAALPGLRVGLLHGRMKPAQKQAVMAAFQAGELSVLVATTVIEVGVDVPRASVMVIENSERLGLAQLHQLRGRVGRGADESSCVLLYQPPLGELARSRLNTLRQTCDGFRIAEKDLELRGPGEVLGTRQTGELCLRIADLSRDAALLPAVQRLGERLLAEAPARVEALIARWIGAAARYARA
- a CDS encoding RidA family protein, which encodes MSRQIIATAQAPAAIGPYSQAVRAGTTVYCSGQIPLDPATGALVEGDITAQARRVFENLKAVAAAAGGSLDDAVRVGIYVTDLQHFAAVNAVMAEYFKPPYPARSTIEVSGLPKGAQVEVDAILVVG
- a CDS encoding RelA/SpoT family protein, which gives rise to MPTDGAVTAADPRALPPYAQALKERIAYLPEAQVERVLSAYAVGAVAHAGQARQSGEPYITHPLAVAGILAELGLDAETLIAAILHDTLEDTALTREELTAQFGETVTALVDGVTKLDKMQFSSRQEADAESFRKMLLAMARDLRVILIKLADRLHNMRTLSAKDAASRRRIARETLEIYAPIAQRLGMNKFKAELQDLGFRALYPDRYRVLSERIRLALGNRREAMAKIEAALTTRLAEEQIPARVVGRIKSPWSIYTKMRNEHKSFAQLMDVYGFRVVVDSAMRCYMALGVVHALYKPVDRRFKDFIAIPKANGYQSLHTVLLGPFGAPIEVQIRTEEMDQVAERGVAAHWAYKSDSGPANSAQARAREWLAALADSQARTPSAAEFIENVKIDLFPDEVYLFTPRGDILALPRNATALDFAYAVHTDVGDHAVAARVDKKLVPLRTRLESGQMVEIITAPSAVPNPVWLEFVVTGKARTAIRQHLKHLQHEDAVDFGHRMLDRALAAQGSSLDAIPPAVLDRFLREAKLHRLEELLAEIALGNRMPDAVAGQLLAARGGKDHPAAKATLAQEKIRITGAERGVLSFANCCHPLPGDEIIGYLSPGKGIVVHRLECPNVAELRKSPERCVPIEWDRHVQGDYKAELRVEVINRPGVLATVAAAIADADSNIENVEYVERDAAAATLIFTMEVKSRKHLADVIRRVRRTGVVSGAYRHPL